A stretch of the Lactuca sativa cultivar Salinas chromosome 9, Lsat_Salinas_v11, whole genome shotgun sequence genome encodes the following:
- the LOC111878658 gene encoding outer envelope pore protein 16-3, chloroplastic/mitochondrial, with protein sequence MDTTDRRYLEEEDSSMTKMMKGTATGLAAGTIWGTIVATWLDVPRVERNVALPGLLRTLRMMGTHGLTFAAIGGVYIGVEQLTQNYRMKRDFVNGAVGGFVAGAAVIGFKGKSISTALSAGAALAATSAAIDVGGQTTRMDTGKEYYPYTTKKRVDAN encoded by the exons ATGGATACTACAGATCGTAGATACTTGGAGGAAGAAGATTCTTCAATGACAAAGATGATGAAGGGTACTGCTACTGGTTTGGCTGCTGGAACAATTTGGGGCACCATTGTTGCTACATGGTTGGATGTTCCTCGTGTTGAGAGAAATGTTGCTTTACCTGGTTTGCTTAGGACATTAAGGATGATGGGTACCCATGGGTTGACTTTTGCTGCCATTGGTGGGGTCTACATTGGTGTTGAGCAATTGACACAGAATTACAGAATGAAGAGAGACTTTGTTAATGGAGCAGTTGGAGGGTTTGTTGCTGGTGCTGCTGTTATTGGTTTTAAAG GTAAGAGCATTTCGACGGCACTATCTGCCGGAGCTGCACTTGCCGCCACTTCTGCCGCCATTGATGTTGGTGGTCAGACAACCAGAATGGATACCGGAAAGGAGTATTACCCTTATACTACCAAGAAAAGGGTTGATGCCAATTGA